One Panicum virgatum strain AP13 chromosome 3N, P.virgatum_v5, whole genome shotgun sequence DNA segment encodes these proteins:
- the LOC120664059 gene encoding uncharacterized protein LOC120664059 produces the protein MPSAPPPWTLASERSCGWRTGWGAAAVPGPAGDCGGVSPVSSSSGGSLRIRPERTSSAAQMASMAGAALLPRRRGSIASLLHPAAACMAGAAETASMVGSRGHVDGYLHCLRICPPWLADPWQQWRVPARRHGGGSGRIRPMAAARGAGGGRSPPLPPHLPHAMAGLLEVHRATSAGPDLLDLSRARLSFFPAHPLVPLPPPDAGVGGRGGLRRPPPRAMADRDGLRSVPWRATSSSAGRIRTRSPWQSSWRRPAAVVPRTCSTHYLQYPAPQNAGQPGGQCRRHPWPGALRALLFRQGRLQMVDRVSRFVVRRASRRLSVSDCLSESLRIQIAPRLCSLGQSVHVLGQRHGAAVAGERRPQPHPCISLEAVTCMQLLRNRSCCIKPPARSEPFLLPTKVAIPVAKNESTELTSPSSRRLA, from the exons ATGCCTagcgcgccaccgccgtggaCGCTCGCCTCCGAGCGGAGCTGCGGTTGGCGAACAGGGTGGGGCGCAGCGGCCGTCCCCGGCCCGGCGGGCGACTGTGGAGGCGTCTCCCCGGTCTCCTCGAGCTCCGGCGGCAGCCTCCGGATCCGGCCGGAGCGGACCTCGAGCGCAGCACAGATGGCGTCCATGGCCGgcgcggccctcctccctcggCGACGCGGGTCCATAGCCTCCCTCCTCCATCCTGCGGCGGCTTgcatggccggcgcggcggagacGGCGTCCATGGTCGGTTCGAGAGGGCACGTCGACGGCTACCTCCATTGCTTGCGGATCTGCCCTCCATGGCTTGCGGATCCATGGCAGCAATGGCGGGTGCCCGCGCGGCGCCATGGCGGTGGCAGCGGCCGGATCCGCCCCATGGCTGCTGCGCgcggggctggcggcggccgtTCTCCTCCTCTGCCCCCTCACCTGCCGCACGCCATGGCGGGTCTCCTCGAGGTCCACCGCGCGACTTCGGCCGGGCCGGACCTCCTCGACCTCAGCCGCGCGAGGCTGTCTTTCTTCCCGGCGCACCCCCTcgtccctctccctcctccagaTGCCGGCGTCGGCGGCAGAGGTGGGCTGCGtcgacctccgccgcgcgccatggcggACCGCGACGGCCTCCGCAGCGTGCCATGGCGAGccacctcgagctccgccggccggaTCCGCACGCGGTCACCATGGCAGAGCTCGTGGCGGCGTCCAGCGGCCGTGGTACCCCGCACCTGCAGTACCCACTACCTGCAGTACCCCGCACCCCAGAACGCCGGCCAGCCGGGCGGCCAGTGCCGCCGGCATCCATGGCCAGGAGCGCTTCGAGCTCTCCTATTTAGGCAGGGGCGGCTCCAAATGGTGGACCGGGTCTCGCGTTTCGTCGTCCGCCGCGCGTCTCGACGTCTCTCCGTCTCGGACTGTCTCTCGGAGTCTCTCCGAATCCAAATCGCTCCGCGTCTCTGCTCCCTCGGTCAGTCCGTGCATGTTTTGGGGCAGCGGCATggcgccgcggtggccggcgagcggcggccgcag CCCCACCCCTGCATTTCGTTGGAAGCAGTCACTTGCATGCAGTTGCTGAGGAATCGATCCTGCTGCATCAAACCCCCAGCGAG ATCTGAACCTTTCCTCCTCCCTACTAAGGTTGCAATCCCTGTGGCTAAGAATGAATCTACAGAACTGACTTCTCCAAGCAGCAGGCGATTAGCCTAA